In Nitrospirota bacterium, a single window of DNA contains:
- a CDS encoding DsrH/TusB family sulfur metabolism protein: METLILLSSPPGKELKRALKISEEISKNTKLALCFLQDAIYFTLKGNLDKGLCKDAEILVIDDDIKLRGYSPDDLLPEVKPIDYNILVSRMMKDNTRVLGCF, from the coding sequence ATGGAGACATTGATTCTGTTATCAAGTCCGCCCGGAAAAGAGCTCAAACGGGCATTAAAGATCAGCGAAGAGATTAGTAAAAACACGAAGTTGGCACTCTGTTTCTTACAGGATGCGATATACTTTACGCTGAAAGGCAATCTTGATAAAGGACTGTGTAAGGATGCAGAGATACTTGTTATCGATGATGATATAAAATTAAGAGGTTACAGCCCCGATGACCTCTTGCCCGAGGTAAAGCCCATAGATTATAATATCCTGGTTAGCAGGATGATGAAGGACAATACCAGAGTGCTTGGGTGCTTTTAA
- a CDS encoding transglutaminase domain-containing protein → MMVKILYSVSINQRGRITSVWLPLPVDTDYQKLISLNREGNFSESGVFREDIYDTPMLYIEWRGGKTKKIEVKIDVEIGERNTEWSKVNEDGNIPEDIKIFLMPTLHIPTDKIVKEYADRITMEKKSVVEKVKAIYDWVIENTYREPRVKACGLGNVESILKSGKFCGKCVDINSLFVALVRASKIPTREVFGIRVDKFNIAQSLGKKGDITTAQHCKAEFYVTGYGWVPVDPADVRKVILEEDLSLKNAKVKKIKEYLFGNWEDNWLAFNHARDFTLNPPQNKTPLNYFMYPYCEVDGDSLDYFEPETFRYKIFSSVSS, encoded by the coding sequence ATGATGGTAAAAATCTTATATAGTGTATCGATAAATCAAAGAGGCAGAATAACATCCGTCTGGTTACCTTTACCTGTTGATACTGATTATCAAAAACTCATATCCCTTAATCGTGAAGGAAATTTTTCAGAGTCAGGTGTATTTAGAGAAGATATATACGACACCCCAATGCTTTATATAGAGTGGAGAGGAGGAAAAACTAAAAAAATAGAGGTGAAAATTGATGTAGAGATAGGAGAAAGGAACACTGAATGGAGCAAAGTGAATGAAGATGGAAATATTCCAGAGGACATAAAGATATTCTTAATGCCAACCCTCCATATACCAACAGATAAAATCGTCAAAGAATATGCTGATAGAATTACAATGGAAAAGAAGAGTGTCGTAGAAAAGGTAAAAGCAATCTATGATTGGGTCATTGAAAACACATACAGGGAGCCAAGAGTTAAGGCGTGTGGACTTGGAAATGTAGAATCTATCCTTAAAAGTGGTAAATTTTGTGGAAAGTGTGTTGATATTAACTCTCTCTTTGTTGCCCTTGTTAGGGCTTCTAAGATACCCACAAGAGAAGTCTTTGGAATAAGGGTTGATAAATTTAATATAGCTCAATCCTTAGGTAAGAAAGGGGATATAACAACGGCACAACACTGTAAGGCAGAGTTCTATGTAACAGGATATGGATGGGTTCCTGTTGACCCTGCAGATGTGAGAAAGGTTATCCTTGAGGAGGATTTATCACTTAAAAATGCAAAGGTCAAAAAGATAAAGGAATATCTATTTGGTAACTGGGAAGATAACTGGCTTGCCTTCAACCATGCAAGGGACTTTACATTAAATCCACCTCAGAATAAAACTCCCTTAAATTATTTTATGTATCCTTATTGTGAAGTAGATGGGGATTCCTTAGACTATTTTGAACCAGAAACATTCAGATATAAGATATTTTCTTCGGTTAGTTCATAG
- a CDS encoding DsrE family protein, protein MDKVSIILRRSPYGTVNAGEAIRHLLGAESNNFKGYLFLVDDGVYTGKKGQSTEGTEWINLAESFSMISPEEELSPEVYAEEESAKKRGLTGDDLVEGIKITNMKFIAKTISESKGFLIF, encoded by the coding sequence ATGGATAAGGTTTCGATAATATTAAGGAGATCGCCCTATGGTACGGTCAATGCTGGTGAGGCGATAAGACATCTCCTCGGTGCAGAGTCAAATAACTTTAAGGGTTACCTCTTTTTAGTTGATGATGGTGTTTATACTGGTAAAAAGGGTCAGAGTACAGAAGGAACAGAGTGGATAAATCTTGCGGAAAGTTTCTCTATGATTTCACCAGAAGAAGAGTTAAGCCCTGAGGTCTACGCAGAAGAAGAATCTGCGAAAAAAAGAGGCTTAACAGGAGATGATCTCGTCGAGGGAATAAAAATAACTAACATGAAATTTATAGCAAAGACTATAAGCGAGTCAAAAGGATTTCTTATCTTTTGA
- a CDS encoding MFS transporter: MTAKEVVKALKWPEFEGLPLTEEQKLAYDRFRFWRIVIASSIWYSFYYLGRLNWGVCMPWIIKDLGFTKMQCGMVATGLLWSYAIGTFLAGRWGDRYGPRIMQTIGGVGTTILNILTALQSTFTGIFTTYTINGFVQGQVYAPTNMLITQWYPKSRRGFATGIYGTSMGVSSLVAWAITGYTVANYGWRAAFIWPLLIFTLPTTIALRFLVKNKPEDAGFPPYKERLEKSISAEAEKLKDEEIKGVRAWLMLYKNWKFLFICLSSFFVYIGRFGLLTWIPLFYAETAGIKLKAVPIMTFALPLGMMFGPITAGWISDKFFKAKRFQMICTYFVGCIIVLLLMGFIPIKTMGLTWAIVLQVLAGLFVLGINGVLFTAGCDFGGRKMAGTAVGSLNLFNYTGAGVQGILIGGILTVTGGNWSIVFITIAGLMIIGTVLTFLTKE; the protein is encoded by the coding sequence ATGACAGCTAAAGAAGTTGTAAAAGCTTTAAAATGGCCCGAATTTGAGGGTCTCCCGCTAACAGAAGAACAAAAATTGGCTTACGATCGTTTCAGGTTCTGGCGGATTGTAATAGCCAGTTCAATCTGGTATAGTTTTTATTATCTGGGGCGTCTGAATTGGGGAGTATGTATGCCCTGGATAATAAAAGATTTAGGATTTACCAAGATGCAATGCGGTATGGTCGCCACGGGTTTGCTCTGGTCTTATGCGATAGGAACTTTTCTCGCTGGACGTTGGGGCGATAGATATGGACCGAGGATAATGCAGACGATTGGAGGAGTTGGAACCACTATCTTAAATATCCTCACCGCCCTCCAAAGCACATTTACAGGAATATTTACCACTTATACGATTAATGGCTTTGTGCAGGGTCAGGTATATGCGCCAACTAATATGTTGATTACCCAGTGGTACCCCAAGTCGAGAAGGGGATTTGCAACCGGTATTTATGGAACCTCGATGGGCGTTTCTTCACTGGTGGCATGGGCGATAACAGGATATACCGTAGCTAACTATGGTTGGAGAGCAGCGTTTATATGGCCATTGCTCATATTCACCCTTCCTACAACAATTGCCCTTAGGTTTTTAGTCAAAAACAAGCCAGAAGATGCTGGCTTCCCACCATATAAAGAGAGGTTAGAGAAAAGCATCTCAGCCGAAGCGGAGAAGTTAAAAGATGAAGAAATAAAGGGTGTTAGGGCCTGGCTTATGTTATACAAGAATTGGAAATTTCTATTTATATGCTTATCCTCTTTTTTCGTCTACATTGGGAGATTTGGCCTTCTAACATGGATACCTCTATTTTATGCCGAGACTGCAGGAATTAAACTGAAGGCTGTACCAATTATGACCTTTGCATTACCTCTTGGAATGATGTTCGGTCCTATAACCGCTGGATGGATATCTGACAAATTCTTTAAGGCCAAAAGATTTCAAATGATCTGCACCTATTTTGTTGGGTGTATAATAGTTCTTCTTTTAATGGGTTTTATACCCATTAAGACGATGGGTCTTACTTGGGCCATAGTCTTACAGGTGCTCGCTGGTTTATTTGTGCTTGGAATAAATGGAGTTCTCTTTACGGCAGGCTGTGACTTTGGAGGTAGAAAAATGGCTGGGACTGCTGTAGGATCGCTCAACCTTTTTAACTATACTGGTGCGGGCGTTCAAGGAATATTGATTGGCGGTATCCTGACGGTGACAGGAGGAAACTGGAGTATTGTGTTTATAACTATCGCCGGATTGATGATAATAGGAACGGTCCTAACATTTTTAACTAAAGAATAA
- the cobD gene encoding threonine-phosphate decarboxylase CobD, translated as MNYFHGGNIYSASRKYRIKEERIIDFSASINPLGVSRKAKATIRKAIKRLPNYPDPDVEALRRLISIRYNISPESILCGNGSTELIYLIPMAFKPHGVLIPQPTFSEYERACQISSELRVMSYELKEEDGFKINPDEFISLITHHSSLSFNMAFLCNPNNPTGHLLKKDEVMRLCSAAFERNIMVVVDEAFIDFTPEESIIREASESRHVICLRSFTKFYALAGLRIGYAVTHADTAKHLKAFKEPWTVNTLAQKASIVSMKDKTYIKNTFEVIASEKEFLLKAIKKIDGLSPLPSSANFLLIRIEDERFNSTNLSEILARRGMLVRDCASFGIGNRYIRIAVKSHAHNAKLVKTLKGIFGETGFKDS; from the coding sequence ATGAATTATTTTCACGGTGGAAATATCTACAGTGCCTCGAGAAAATACAGGATAAAAGAAGAACGAATCATTGATTTCAGTGCCAGTATTAATCCACTGGGGGTCTCACGAAAGGCAAAGGCTACTATTAGAAAGGCAATAAAGAGGCTTCCTAATTATCCTGACCCCGATGTGGAAGCATTGAGAAGATTAATCTCCATCAGATATAACATCTCACCTGAGAGCATACTATGTGGTAATGGTTCAACAGAACTTATATATCTTATCCCGATGGCATTTAAACCTCATGGTGTTCTAATACCTCAGCCAACATTCTCAGAATATGAAAGGGCATGCCAGATAAGTTCTGAGTTGAGAGTTATGAGTTATGAGTTAAAGGAAGAAGATGGGTTTAAGATAAATCCTGATGAGTTTATATCACTCATCACTCATCACTCATCACTATCCTTCAACATGGCATTTCTCTGCAATCCAAATAACCCCACAGGACATTTACTCAAGAAAGACGAGGTTATGCGGTTGTGCAGTGCTGCGTTTGAGAGGAATATAATGGTTGTTGTCGATGAGGCATTTATTGACTTTACACCAGAAGAATCCATCATCAGAGAAGCATCAGAAAGCAGGCATGTGATTTGTCTCAGGTCATTCACAAAATTCTATGCACTCGCTGGATTGAGGATAGGATATGCAGTCACACACGCCGATACCGCGAAGCACCTCAAGGCGTTTAAAGAACCCTGGACGGTAAATACCCTTGCCCAGAAGGCATCTATAGTTAGCATGAAGGATAAGACATACATAAAGAATACATTTGAGGTAATAGCCAGTGAAAAGGAGTTTCTCCTTAAAGCGATTAAGAAGATAGATGGTCTTTCGCCTCTTCCATCTTCAGCAAATTTCTTGCTGATAAGGATTGAGGACGAGCGGTTCAATTCAACAAACCTGAGTGAAATACTTGCAAGAAGAGGAATGCTGGTCAGGGACTGTGCATCTTTTGGCATCGGGAACAGATACATCAGGATAGCTGTAAAAAGCCATGCGCATAATGCAAAACTTGTAAAGACCCTTAAGGGGATTTTTGGGGAGACTGGTTTTAAGGATAGTTAA
- a CDS encoding GDP-mannose 4,6-dehydratase, producing the protein MKEGKIVMTGGTGFILSHAAERLAETGREIVLFDNNEQHTLPEYIKEFLNKRKNVKYVKGDTRDKAAVDAVINKDTEVVYHFAALMGTSSRFREWQIPTVEVNVIGTINVLEASLNAGVKYFVHPPRPALAVWLTPYIISKTAQTLFTQMYNIVFGLPTIGHNIANCYGPRERAILNPNPLRPHEGRKFMASNIIAALKNEPVIVFGDGEQSSDFVYVDDVVDAILIQKESAIGQVCDIGTGISTPVKKVAEMIIELTKSKSKIEYLPLRTGEVKLHTKADLTNAKKYLGWEPKVSLEEGIRKTIPYYAKLLGIKSPV; encoded by the coding sequence ATGAAAGAGGGGAAAATTGTAATGACTGGTGGCACAGGTTTTATCCTGTCTCATGCTGCTGAGAGATTAGCCGAAACAGGGAGGGAAATAGTTTTATTTGATAATAATGAGCAACACACTTTGCCTGAATATATCAAAGAGTTTCTCAACAAGAGAAAAAATGTTAAATATGTAAAAGGCGATACCAGGGATAAAGCCGCTGTGGATGCTGTTATTAATAAGGACACAGAAGTTGTCTATCATTTCGCAGCTCTTATGGGAACGAGTTCACGTTTTAGAGAATGGCAAATCCCAACAGTGGAAGTAAACGTTATTGGCACGATAAATGTTTTGGAAGCCTCTCTAAACGCTGGGGTAAAGTACTTCGTCCATCCTCCCAGGCCAGCCCTTGCCGTCTGGTTGACTCCATATATTATTAGTAAAACCGCACAGACACTATTTACCCAGATGTACAATATTGTTTTTGGACTTCCCACTATTGGTCACAATATTGCAAATTGCTACGGTCCAAGAGAGCGCGCTATACTCAACCCGAATCCATTACGGCCTCACGAGGGAAGGAAATTTATGGCATCGAATATCATTGCTGCGCTTAAAAATGAACCTGTCATCGTCTTTGGAGACGGAGAACAATCTTCAGACTTTGTTTATGTTGACGATGTTGTGGATGCGATACTGATTCAAAAGGAATCTGCCATAGGCCAGGTTTGTGATATCGGGACTGGTATATCCACACCTGTAAAAAAGGTTGCTGAGATGATAATAGAACTAACCAAAAGCAAATCGAAAATAGAATATTTGCCACTGAGGACAGGAGAAGTGAAGTTACATACTAAGGCTGATCTAACAAATGCCAAAAAATACCTCGGTTGGGAACCAAAAGTATCTCTCGAAGAGGGAATAAGAAAAACTATCCCCTATTACGCTAAGCTTTTGGGGATAAAATCCCCTGTATAA
- a CDS encoding NAD(P)-dependent oxidoreductase yields the protein MTYKKPLVYYTHKAPPEGPDLLKPFCEVIENESYESPSKRDIILSAKNAHALCCFVLDLIDEEIVASCSQLRIISIFARGYDNVDVAAATRRGIWVTQVPELLTELTADLTWALLLAVARKLISADSFVRSGKFSGWSHPTPFLGSNIFGKTLGIIGMGELGRAIACRASGFNMTILYYQRHRLDIDRERKLSLIYVPRDEIFRQSDFICIASPLTNETFHQISTNELSLMKPSAYLINTARGSEVDEEAVAKALKEKRITGYAADVFEMEDKQFLTHPSYVNKYLIDHPDCTVLTPHLGAAVMETRIEMAKIQALNVLQALKGERPFGTVNDVPLKPAIITD from the coding sequence GTGACTTATAAAAAGCCTCTTGTATATTACACACACAAGGCACCACCAGAAGGTCCTGATTTACTTAAGCCTTTCTGTGAGGTGATTGAAAATGAGAGTTATGAAAGCCCTTCAAAGAGGGATATTATTCTAAGCGCCAAGAATGCCCATGCTTTATGTTGTTTTGTACTAGATCTTATAGATGAGGAAATAGTCGCCTCCTGCTCACAATTGAGAATTATATCAATATTCGCCAGAGGATATGATAATGTTGATGTAGCTGCAGCAACAAGAAGGGGCATTTGGGTTACACAAGTACCTGAATTATTGACAGAGCTAACAGCTGATCTAACCTGGGCACTCCTCTTAGCTGTTGCCCGAAAGCTTATTTCAGCCGATTCTTTTGTACGATCTGGTAAGTTTTCAGGCTGGAGTCATCCTACACCTTTTTTGGGAAGCAATATCTTTGGAAAAACTCTGGGTATTATCGGAATGGGTGAGTTAGGAAGGGCTATTGCATGTCGTGCATCAGGGTTCAATATGACGATACTTTACTATCAAAGACATCGCCTTGATATTGACCGTGAGAGAAAGTTAAGTTTAATATACGTACCACGAGATGAGATATTCAGGCAATCTGACTTCATATGTATTGCTTCACCTTTGACTAACGAAACATTCCACCAGATATCCACAAATGAACTCTCTTTAATGAAGCCTTCGGCTTATCTTATTAATACGGCACGTGGCTCAGAGGTCGATGAAGAAGCAGTTGCAAAAGCACTCAAGGAGAAAAGAATTACTGGCTATGCTGCTGATGTATTCGAAATGGAAGATAAACAATTCCTTACCCATCCTTCCTATGTTAATAAATATCTTATTGATCATCCAGATTGTACCGTTTTAACGCCCCATCTTGGCGCTGCAGTTATGGAAACACGCATCGAAATGGCAAAAATACAGGCTCTTAATGTTTTACAGGCTCTAAAAGGAGAAAGACCTTTCGGAACGGTTAATGATGTTCCTCTAAAGCCAGCAATAATAACTGACTAA
- a CDS encoding radical SAM protein: MKITLIYPPWQFWSPSKLYPLGVTYLASQLIHCGFDNVDIVDLNFEISEPQNVFKKSVELIEKRNADILGLTCWTVHLPFCIEFVKMYKKKYPDVKIIMGGVHASSQPEDLMKLCPVDIIVRGEGEETVVDLVRAIKKNKDLGEVTGISYRKDGVIHHTQDRPLIKNLDAIPFPAYNLLPPIEKYQPLNRKYVFSILASRGCPYRCIFCSANRLWKFQRRRSPENVLKEIKWLANKYEVGFIRFEDDTLTINRDWAFKLFDSLKGLSIHFDCLTRIDKVDFELLKMMFNAGCEGIYHGVESASPRLWKLLHKGFPAWVDIEYIKKLIIEEVSLGLNPTVSAMIGIPTETKEEINLTFDLMCEIKRLGGRTQLWIMTPYPDTEAIALYKENLIRIDRWRELKQFDVFSMVPREAYSHLIKKYAPLIPDNWIFKNEINDFREMKELYLSGASRILGELEFV; encoded by the coding sequence ATGAAAATAACGCTCATATACCCCCCATGGCAGTTTTGGTCTCCGAGTAAACTATACCCATTAGGTGTGACTTATTTAGCATCTCAGTTAATCCACTGTGGATTTGATAATGTTGATATTGTTGACTTGAACTTTGAAATATCCGAGCCCCAAAATGTCTTTAAAAAATCTGTGGAGTTAATAGAAAAAAGAAATGCAGATATCTTAGGATTAACATGCTGGACGGTTCATCTCCCATTCTGTATAGAATTTGTTAAGATGTATAAAAAGAAATATCCAGATGTGAAAATCATTATGGGAGGTGTCCATGCATCCTCTCAACCAGAGGATCTAATGAAATTATGTCCGGTGGACATAATTGTGAGGGGCGAAGGAGAGGAGACGGTCGTTGATTTAGTCCGTGCAATCAAGAAAAATAAGGATCTGGGCGAAGTCACTGGTATTTCATATCGTAAGGATGGGGTAATTCATCATACTCAGGATAGACCCTTAATTAAAAATCTGGATGCTATCCCTTTTCCTGCCTATAATTTACTCCCACCAATAGAAAAATACCAACCTCTTAATCGCAAATATGTTTTTTCCATTCTCGCCAGTCGCGGTTGCCCCTACAGATGTATTTTTTGTTCAGCCAATCGCTTATGGAAATTTCAAAGGAGAAGAAGCCCTGAGAATGTTTTGAAGGAGATTAAGTGGCTCGCAAATAAATATGAAGTTGGGTTTATAAGGTTCGAAGATGACACCCTTACAATTAATCGTGACTGGGCATTTAAATTATTTGATTCATTAAAAGGGTTATCTATTCACTTTGACTGCCTGACAAGGATTGATAAAGTTGATTTTGAGTTACTTAAAATGATGTTCAATGCTGGTTGTGAAGGAATCTATCACGGCGTAGAAAGCGCTTCTCCAAGATTATGGAAGCTTTTGCATAAAGGCTTTCCCGCATGGGTAGATATAGAATATATCAAAAAGTTGATTATAGAGGAAGTAAGTCTGGGTTTAAATCCTACAGTGTCCGCAATGATTGGTATCCCCACGGAGACAAAAGAAGAAATAAATCTAACCTTTGATTTAATGTGTGAGATTAAGAGGCTTGGAGGGAGGACCCAACTCTGGATAATGACACCTTATCCCGACACAGAGGCAATCGCGCTATATAAAGAAAATTTAATCAGGATAGATAGGTGGCGAGAGCTTAAACAGTTTGATGTGTTTTCAATGGTTCCTCGCGAAGCGTATTCGCATCTGATAAAGAAATATGCACCATTAATTCCCGACAATTGGATTTTTAAAAATGAAATAAATGATTTTCGAGAAATGAAAGAGCTTTACTTAAGTGGTGCCAGTCGGATTTTGGGAGAATTAGAATTTGTATAG
- a CDS encoding DsrE family protein, giving the protein MAEILTLVLSTSPYTHENTYTAIRLAEAALDAGHQVNLIASGDGIYCFMRNQKGKGLPSAIEGFSRLIQKGLKVLL; this is encoded by the coding sequence GTGGCAGAGATATTGACCTTAGTATTAAGCACATCGCCTTATACCCACGAGAACACCTATACTGCTATAAGGCTTGCAGAGGCAGCACTTGATGCAGGACATCAGGTTAATCTCATTGCATCTGGCGACGGTATATACTGTTTTATGCGTAATCAGAAGGGAAAAGGTCTACCGAGTGCGATTGAAGGCTTCAGTAGACTTATACAGAAAGGCCTCAAGGTGCTTCTCTGA
- a CDS encoding FAD-dependent oxidoreductase: protein MLTIVIIGGSFGGLTTAFELKRLLGRKHEITIVSDTDTFVFIPSLPWLALGLRKARDITIKLKPLLDKGDIGFIHAAAEKIDPEKGIVYTTSGLVHYDHLIIATGAYLEFEAVPGLGPDKYTDCICTLEHAEKAHYGWKRFLEGLGPIVIGSAQGVSCFGPAYEFAFEIDSMVRRIRKRHKVPMFFITSEPYVGHFGIAGLKNSKRLMEDEFAIRDIKVLPNVAIEEITPGNIRLKDGTTLPFKYSMIVPAFKGVKAVEVSGLGNPRAFIPVDEFYRHTKYKNIYAVGVSVAIAPPEQTPVPTGVPKTGNMTVKMAKKAARHIYSDIKGGSISPSELSVTCLMDMGDEGALMMADPVLPPRNRSLFKKGRWVRWVKVAFEKYYLWNLKHRFFNYP, encoded by the coding sequence ATGCTGACCATTGTTATCATCGGTGGTTCTTTTGGTGGTCTGACCACAGCCTTTGAACTCAAGAGACTGCTCGGCAGGAAGCATGAAATCACAATAGTCTCTGACACAGATACCTTTGTCTTTATCCCATCTCTACCATGGTTAGCACTTGGTTTGAGAAAGGCCAGAGACATAACAATCAAACTAAAACCATTGCTTGATAAGGGTGACATCGGATTTATCCATGCCGCTGCAGAAAAGATTGATCCAGAGAAAGGAATAGTTTATACAACATCAGGTCTTGTTCATTACGATCATCTAATAATTGCTACAGGTGCATACCTTGAATTTGAGGCGGTCCCAGGGCTTGGACCTGATAAATACACGGATTGCATCTGCACACTCGAACATGCAGAAAAGGCACATTATGGATGGAAGAGATTTCTTGAGGGACTGGGACCGATTGTGATAGGCTCTGCACAGGGCGTCAGTTGTTTTGGACCTGCTTATGAATTTGCATTCGAAATTGACTCAATGGTGAGGAGAATAAGGAAAAGACATAAGGTGCCGATGTTTTTTATAACATCAGAACCATATGTAGGACATTTCGGAATCGCTGGGCTCAAGAACTCAAAAAGACTGATGGAGGACGAATTTGCAATAAGGGATATCAAGGTTCTACCGAATGTTGCAATAGAGGAGATTACCCCTGGAAATATCAGATTGAAGGATGGAACAACCCTTCCTTTTAAATACTCAATGATAGTCCCTGCCTTTAAAGGGGTAAAAGCAGTAGAGGTATCTGGACTCGGTAACCCAAGGGCATTTATACCTGTAGATGAGTTTTATAGACATACAAAATACAAAAATATCTATGCAGTGGGTGTCTCTGTTGCTATTGCCCCTCCTGAACAGACCCCAGTTCCAACAGGTGTGCCAAAAACAGGGAATATGACAGTAAAGATGGCAAAAAAAGCTGCAAGGCACATCTATTCTGATATTAAAGGTGGCAGTATCTCTCCATCTGAATTAAGTGTAACATGCCTTATGGATATGGGAGATGAAGGGGCACTGATGATGGCAGATCCTGTTCTTCCTCCAAGAAACAGGTCTTTGTTTAAGAAGGGACGGTGGGTGAGGTGGGTAAAGGTTGCCTTTGAAAAATACTACTTGTGGAATCTCAAACACAGGTTCTTTAACTATCCTTAA
- a CDS encoding universal stress protein — translation MFKKILVPLDGSKLAENALDPVEVLAKQSNAEVILFHALSYVTVYTDIEQPAGICTVCEADEKQKAVVERYLSKLAGQLNSKGVKTSWVVSTGERVPNQKENNISLIVMSTCGVSGAYPAVLGSVAEKVIKGGPETAILIMCPKGVEKLCRV, via the coding sequence ATGTTTAAAAAAATACTTGTGCCATTGGACGGATCGAAATTAGCAGAAAATGCATTGGATCCCGTCGAGGTATTGGCAAAGCAATCCAACGCTGAAGTAATCCTTTTCCACGCTCTCAGTTATGTTACTGTCTATACAGATATAGAGCAGCCAGCAGGTATTTGCACAGTTTGCGAGGCAGATGAAAAACAAAAGGCAGTGGTAGAGAGGTATCTTTCTAAATTGGCTGGGCAGTTAAACTCAAAAGGGGTAAAGACTTCTTGGGTTGTTTCCACAGGTGAGCGTGTACCAAACCAGAAAGAAAACAACATTAGTCTTATTGTTATGTCTACCTGTGGAGTATCCGGAGCCTATCCTGCGGTCTTGGGAAGCGTGGCTGAAAAGGTCATAAAGGGAGGGCCTGAAACAGCAATCCTTATAATGTGTCCAAAAGGCGTCGAAAAACTGTGTAGAGTTTAG
- a CDS encoding LysR family transcriptional regulator, with amino-acid sequence MKNHSPFNSSEINVHLLRTFYVLAKKGSFSRTAEELCVTQPAISIHIKTLEDYYGVGLFDKVDKKYVLTEAGKALYHYTERIFNLIDESKRTLSGFIDFQRGSLSLGASSNIGVYILPCLLGDFKNIFPKINIQVSIGNTKTIEQKILNNEIDIGLVEAQIRSPEVVIEHWREEKLVLVTSPKHPFVKLKKVKPSQLTGEPFIVGERGSGTRRVLQDKIPSIVDHLKIFLELGSTEAVKKAVEENLGVSIVGENTVTRELKSGSLKSIQIDGVELKKKYNIIYLKGKIFTPVIKEFINYLHTSKC; translated from the coding sequence ATGAAAAATCATAGCCCTTTTAACTCAAGCGAAATTAACGTTCACCTATTGCGAACCTTTTATGTTTTAGCAAAAAAAGGAAGCTTTAGCCGAACTGCAGAAGAACTTTGTGTCACCCAGCCAGCAATAAGTATACACATTAAAACATTGGAAGACTATTATGGGGTTGGACTTTTTGATAAGGTAGATAAAAAATATGTTTTAACCGAGGCAGGGAAAGCGCTTTATCATTATACAGAAAGAATTTTCAATTTAATCGATGAATCAAAAAGGACGCTCAGTGGTTTTATTGATTTTCAACGTGGAAGTCTATCTTTGGGTGCAAGCAGTAATATAGGTGTTTATATTCTACCCTGTTTACTTGGTGATTTTAAGAATATATTCCCTAAGATAAATATCCAGGTCTCCATCGGCAATACAAAAACAATTGAGCAGAAGATATTAAATAACGAAATTGACATCGGGTTAGTAGAGGCGCAAATTCGTAGTCCAGAAGTGGTTATAGAACATTGGAGGGAGGAGAAACTTGTTTTGGTTACTTCACCAAAACATCCTTTTGTGAAACTTAAGAAGGTCAAGCCTTCTCAATTGACAGGTGAGCCATTTATTGTTGGTGAACGTGGGTCAGGTACACGTCGTGTATTGCAAGATAAAATACCTTCTATTGTAGATCACTTGAAGATTTTTCTAGAACTTGGAAGCACAGAAGCGGTTAAGAAAGCGGTTGAAGAAAACTTAGGTGTTTCAATTGTTGGAGAAAATACAGTTACTCGAGAGCTCAAAAGTGGCAGTTTGAAGTCAATTCAAATTGATGGGGTTGAATTGAAGAAAAAATACAATATAATTTATTTGAAAGGGAAAATTTTTACGCCTGTTATAAAGGAATTCATAAATTACCTGCATACTTCTAAATGCTAA